DNA from Mustela lutreola isolate mMusLut2 chromosome 6, mMusLut2.pri, whole genome shotgun sequence:
TTTTTCAGGTACTAGCTAATCCCTGCAGAGCTCAGTTTCAAAATCTCTCACAGTAGAAGGGATAGACTCGAaagaacacttttccattttaacaagaataaaggggttttttttggggggggggggtagagaaaGCCTCTAGTCTGAAGGTGAGGAGTCAGGAATTGGGAGTTATTTGGCCAGAACAATGAAAGTACGGTCCTTTACCTTTCATAGTCTAATACCACATCTGCGACTCAAGATTCTGAATCTCGTCACTTAACTGTTCCTGTAAAAGAACCTGGTGTTGACAGTATTATGTTATGTGAcaacatttttacttttctaggACCCATCCTTTTTCACTCACATCACAGAAAATATTCTCTTATCTGCTTTTTCTGGAAAAGATCGGAGTATACATTTTTATAAGATTCCGACTTTCAGATTATTGTAGACCATGAAACTTAACCAAAATTTTGCCAAATAAATGAGATATGTACTTAACATGGCAAAAAATGATCAAGGTTTTAACTCTGTTCTAGTTAACAGAAATACCGGTGAATGAAATAAAGTGTGTTTACAACTTGTTCCTTCCCACTGCCACCAGTACGCGTCTATTCCACAATAAAGGCTGAAACACTTTACCTCCAAACTTTTGGTTTAACTCCCAACTCACAAACACACTTTCTTAGTCTTACTACTTACCCTTCCTACTCTTTGATATCCAGTATACATATAGAACCCAGCTATTTCTTTGAAGCTTCAGTTATGAAACCCCTAACAAAAATGCTTAAATCTGAGTAGAAATTATTCTCCCAGGAGCGGAAAGATCTTATGTCTTCATGATTACTCTCCCAAATGTTAGAAAATAACCATCAAATATAAATTTCCTCAAATCACAAAAactagatgtatttttaaaatagtatatatgGCCAAATACTAGACATCAACAGAAAAACTTTCTGAATGTCACTGGACAATGAATTAAGCAAACTTTTATTGAAGCTTAAATTGTGGTACAGAAATACATTTCAACTGATTTAAATCCAACACcatgaagagagaaataatggCACCAAAATTTTCCCTCTTCTATCATACACACTAGGATTAATTTCAATTACTATTTAatctatagttttaatttttctaggctttattccatacaaatttgtgCAGTTTTTCAACATTAGATAGAAatctattaggagaaaaaaaaaaaatcagacctcaAGCCAACAAATGTCATCAAATCTACTGGGACACTGTTCAAGAACAAAATCCACTTTGAGCATTGGTCCTCGAAACAGTACCAAAACATCAGGTACCGTGTGCTAATTACAGAATCAAACTGATCCACTGACTTGAAAGTTTCTTCAATGAAACTTCGAATTAACATgcttaaaataaaagtcaaaatttaTGTTCCAACCACTTGATTTCAAACCAAGTAGATTTTATGTTTAGAAACACTAAAAAAAGtgtttcatttataaatacaGAAGGAACAAAAACATCACTGCATCAATCCagaaagaatcaagaaaattTTGTGAGgacaagaatataaaaaatttagTCAACTTCGGTGTTTTCTCAGCTGCTTAAATCTCGTATTTGCAAATATAGCTAAAAGATGCCAACTCCTCAAAGCCTGTATTCCCATTGACCAGTTTGGAATTTTGTCTTATGGATAGCATTCTGCTTCATTGTGTATGTCTGAATAGCCTGAACAGTTCTCATTCTGGGAAGTTTCACCCGATGCTATGAAATCATGGTGAAAGCAACACCAGGAAGAGAAACAGTTCAAGTCAGAACACTATCATAATGCATGACAAAGTCCAAGAATTTAAGTCACAAGAGGACAAGGAGAGACTCCATTTTCAACCAAAGGTTATGGTATATTATGAATGAAGAGGACTGGAGATAGCCACTAAAGTAAAAGTCAAGGTGAATGATCTGAGCTGACTTACAACctttattcttaatttctttgctAATAAACTTAAGTGGTACAATTATACACGTACGTACTAGCAAGTTACTGAATACACGGTACTCATGAGAAGCTAATCTCATTTAATGGGAACACAGAATGGCATAGTTTCTGGAACAGTTCTGCCAGTATACCCTAATATAAATGGATGTGTCGTCCTTGCTCATCAATAGGTTTATTTCTGTCACTATCTCCCAGAAGAGCCCATGTCAATATAAAAGGAAGCTAAACTCTcttgactttaaaaagaaaattaagcccAGAGTccactctcccttccccctcccggGTATAAGATTAGTATAAACCCACAGTGTAACAGTGTATTgctttattgggggggggggtgtttgggAGGCAAGACACCATGATGAGAACAAAATCAATTAAAGGAAGTACAGGTACAGGAAGCAATGTTAAAACAGTAAGACACAAAATGGAAAACTGCAATCATTTTCTTAAGAGGACTTGACTCGTGGAAGATAAACTTTAATCGCTGTTGCAAAAAACATCTGTATGAAATAGAAACTGGTTTCAGTAATATTAGTAGAGAATATGTTCTAGAAAGTGGAGGTAACTGGATGTAAAATCCTGGCAGCAATTTAATAGAACAGTCCCAGATGATTAGGCTGAGGCCAACACCTAATGAGGACGAAAGCCTTGTCTGTGGGGAATTTTGGATGAGACCTGGAGAAATATTACACTGTGCGTAAACCAAATTGAATTGTTCTCACAAGTGTTGTAAAGTTTCATATAGTAAAAGTTTTTTTCTACATGCACTTCAATTTCACAGCAAGAGTGGCATAGGATACCTAAACACAGAAGAGAGCATTCATGCAAGATATCTAACTCCTTGATATAATAATGCATACAATTCAAAATGATTACACTATCATTACATCTAGGGCTTTCTGCAGCTACAAGGTGGTGGTTATGGAAAGCATGGCCCCCGATATCAATATCTAAAAAGCAGCCACCACCTCCTTCTATGTGTGTTCTCTTTTTgcgttttttcttcatttttattaatcaaCTCTGCTGTTGTTGCTGCTTCTTAGCAAAACTGGTAAAAACAAAATTGTAATCATTGAACATAGCGCTCTGGCAATCAAGACGTTTAAAGCCGTCAATCTTCTGGGGTGAAGAAAGCACTGTGCGACATTTAgaactctggggaaaaaaaattaaagcattagCTGTTTCCAATctgaacaaatattttcaaacaaaacagTCACTTAGTAATAAGTATGTAAGACTACTGTCTGAAGAAAAACTATGGCATTTGAGTATTTTAGCGGTCTCATGGGTGGATGGAGTGAGATATCCTATGTTATCCCCCGACCTGTCCATCTACCTACaggaaaaacaagacagaaggaaCCCATCAACTGGGCTAGATATAAAGTAAGGACCAAATCTAATCAAAGATACAAAGCATCTCCTCTATCAGTAACCTTAATAGTAGTACTTCTAGATATCTTATATATACCatcttaaaatacatttgataACATGACTATCCTTATTTCCTGAAAGATTTTATTgtcaataataaaacaaattaccTGATTTACAAACAGGGTGGTCACAAATTTTCCTGGCTTGAAGACTTCCACAACTTTCCTGATCAGGTCATCATAGGAGGTCTGACTTAAGTTTGTTTCAAAGCTAACATAAGAAAATTCTGGTTCTGGAGTGATGTGAATAGTCCAATAAGTTCCCTTAAAGAAACAGTTTTATGTTAATAATAGAATGGATACTCTTgagtatttaataattattaagaaaAGTATCACTTACATCCGATTTCATTCCATTCATCGAATACCCACAAGGATTGAAAAGTGTGGCATCAATGACAGAACCTGGTATCAGGTCACGAATTCCACTCTCCTGGGAAAGGAAAGAgtgaatttgaaaatttgaaatttgaaaaatgagaatgagTTAAAATATGTAGTCCCCAGGAAGGATCCAGAATTATTCTTGAAACTGCTTACACGAGTGACATCCTTTGCAGTAACACCATCTTTCATGTAGAACTGGTCCATAACTGCTGGGTCAAGCTCACTCATCAGAATTTCCAGGGTCTGATCTGGCTGACTGATTACCCGAGTCTCTGGGAAATCCAAAGTATACAAGTACCTATATAGAAGTAAAAAGTAGTTTCTAAAAAAGGACAAAcggcaatttaaaaataaattctataggaaaaaaaaaaaaaagtccataaaaCTGTGTCCAACATACCAACAGTCAGAATTCATACGTCCCATACAATATGCTGCTCCATCTGttgagggagaaa
Protein-coding regions in this window:
- the AMD1 gene encoding S-adenosylmethionine decarboxylase proenzyme isoform X2, giving the protein MFVSKRRFILKTCGTTLLLKALVPLLKLARDYSGFDSIQSFFYSRKNFMKPSHQGYPHRNFQEEIEFLNAIFPNGAAYCMGRMNSDCWYLYTLDFPETRVISQPDQTLEILMSELDPAVMDQFYMKDGVTAKDVTRESGIRDLIPGSVIDATLFNPCGYSMNGMKSDGTYWTIHITPEPEFSYVSFETNLSQTSYDDLIRKVVEVFKPGKFVTTLFVNQSSKCRTVLSSPQKIDGFKRLDCQSAMFNDYNFVFTSFAKKQQQQQS
- the AMD1 gene encoding S-adenosylmethionine decarboxylase proenzyme isoform X1, translated to MEAAHFFEGTEKLLEVWFSRQQPDANQGSGDLRTIPRSEWDILLKDVQCSIISVTKTDKQEAYVLSESSMFVSKRRFILKTCGTTLLLKALVPLLKLARDYSGFDSIQSFFYSRKNFMKPSHQGYPHRNFQEEIEFLNAIFPNGAAYCMGRMNSDCWYLYTLDFPETRVISQPDQTLEILMSELDPAVMDQFYMKDGVTAKDVTRESGIRDLIPGSVIDATLFNPCGYSMNGMKSDGTYWTIHITPEPEFSYVSFETNLSQTSYDDLIRKVVEVFKPGKFVTTLFVNQSSKCRTVLSSPQKIDGFKRLDCQSAMFNDYNFVFTSFAKKQQQQQS